In Calliopsis andreniformis isolate RMS-2024a chromosome 9, iyCalAndr_principal, whole genome shotgun sequence, the genomic window CTTCAAAGCTTTCTGAGGCTTCTATCAAGACAATATCCTCTGTGGTAATATGTTTGTTAATACATTCGCAGATTTAGAACAAGATAATGATGAAATACTGCTTAGCCATTGCCTGTAATTCATCAtacgaaatataaaaatacacatTCGCAAAAGCAAAAAAGGAAGAtacgaaatttaattaaaaaggcAGTGATAAACAAGAAATATTAGGTATAGCTCGACTGAAAGAGAACACTGAAGAATGCTCAGAGGGAAGCTCAGGAGGGGTGTGCATTTTTTGTCGGATTCCTACGAAAGAAATGGCATTGCGACCCGATTCACTAGCGGAAAAGGGCGGGTGTTCAGAACGCAATAGCTTTTCCTATCATCGCGAGGAGAGCAGTCCAATCAAGTGGGGACAAAGAGCGCGAAAGTGAAAGGATCAAAGGCGGAAAATGCAGTTTTTAATGCGCTGCTTCAACAATAAGTCGAGAGTTCTCGCGAGTTCACCGATTGAACTGTTACCCGATACAATGATTGCAGCTGTTGCGTAACTATAGATTGCTAGAAGAGAGTGTCAGAGACGAATGAAAATCGTGTATGAATTTGACGCCTGGGAAATACAGGAAATGTACACGGTGTTGCAGGATTTTTTGATCAGGTTCCATCAGCCTATTCTAcaagtaaaaaaaatatatatataaagaaaAGATACATGACATATCAtgagaaaatattaatattctttAAGAGAAGTCCAAGAATCAGTAGttctaaaaaaagaaatagTGGTGGATTTTCAAATGAGTAGAGTAGAATGATAAAGGTAAAAAAATTTttacaaacctgaatactctttTTATATTCTGTGAAGTACCTGACTAAAGATTGCATGAATAATGTGTACACAAGGAAACGGAAAATAACCTTGCTCGCGAGATCAAGGTGACAAATAAAATTCTGCGCACGGAGACGCTAAGCAAAGCGAGAGTTTGTTCCTCTGGTGGTCTGACTTGTATTAATTTAATTGACAATCCTTGAGGTTGACCTCCTTGGAACGACCGTCTAAATAGTACCCACCAAGCATATTAAGGATGCCGTATTGTGTGTCGTATACGTGCACGTATGTATAAGTGAATCATTCTATAAGCAAGTGATACACTAAACGTATTTAATCTCTCAAACTTGTTTTTAAACTTTTAGAGTTTCATTTTTTGTAGTAGAAGAatggttgaattcataggcaatTTTTAAAAGAGAGGCCAGAACGTTTATCATTGATTTTATCTACTTAcaggataataaaatatttcccaCTCGtaataatgacgattgaagtctCAAAGAAACTTGCTTTACTATTCGCGTCATAACATTTCATCACTTTATGTGgtaataaaatacatttaatgCAAATGCATTATACGTACAAAAAATATGTATAGACCTATGATATTTGTCGAATAGAAGTCTTGTCTAAAATTGTGAAAAATTGTTATTGACTGTGATCAAATTGTTACAACACAGTTGACTTTCTCTGAAATTAAGTATTGTAAGAGATATCAGGATTTAAGTGAACAAAGTCTCACAGCAGCATAGGGCATGTTAAAAGGCTATTAATTAACTCAAGGATATGTTAAAAGGTTATTAATTAACTCAAATACCACTCTACGTTGggctataaaaaattaataaggaCGATGATATGAAGTTCGAGTGCAAGCTTGCGTGATATGCACGTGCGTCTTTTACACTGTCCATAAATGTGCTCTAGTTAACCAACATGCTCAATTTTCACCCACACAAATGAATTTGTACACAAGTAAACGAGCACACATAATTTAAACCTGCTTTTCAGACATGTGTTCGTGTAATAGAGGGACTGTTGGTTCGAAACGGAAATCATGCACTGACGAAATTATATCTAATAATTCTGTTTCAGAAATGGAAgggaaagatttgaaaatttgaaaatttgaaaatttaaatatttgaatatttgaatatttgaaaatttgaaagtttaaaaatttgtacgtatcaataaaaatacaacactcgtATCTGTGATAACggagaaaaataaatagaaaaggaaAGGTTTGCAAAGAATGTCACGTTACCTCGAACGAATCTGAACATGAACGCCCGTGAATCATCCTAAACCTTGCACTCTAACATTTTGTCCCGCCTTGAATTCAAACAAGGCGGACAATTTACATGAGAGTTCGTCGTGCCAAATCTGGAACAATAAACAGATTCGCTAGCTACACAGCTCGCTACCGCGGAAAATTATGTCAGGTAAAGCTCGTTTCACTACGAGCTCCTTTTTCTAACGTTTTTACTACCCTGGAATGCACAACCTTTTAGGAGTTACACTTTAGAGCGTTGTTAAGAGAAATCTTCCTAACACGctatatttttcaaattatttttattagtagAAGATCCAGTAAAAGTAATATATTATAGAAaaaaaatacacattatataataataagtgAAACGATATTTCAGTGTTTCTTCATTGAGGTATAATGAGATATTAATACGCAGATTATTAATGCCTGTAATAATGATGATTAACGAATAATAAATGATTATATTCCAGTAATTGTTTACGCAGAAGTCTCGTCTGTCGCTGCATGTGTATACGTATTcatgaatattaattaatttactGGCTAAAAGTTTCGAATTGTCGTGTAATCCTATTGTTACCTTATTCTGATCAGAATATATTTAAACTGTTATAATATAGTGGTGGATTTTATAAGATGAAACTGTTCAATAATTATAAATGATATTTTTGTTGCAGATTTCGCGAGGAGATCTAACGAACAGCGAGATGGTTCGAAGAAGAAAAGTACCTGTTACCTTAGGAGTATGCATAGGTAAGAATATATTATAAACCAGTATTTATCGATTGATTAACGTTATCCATTAAGTCGCAGATGCATAATGCACACCTGAGGAGTATGTTTGAAGGTCAAGGTTACTGGTAATTCTGATGACGAAATAGTGAACGTTAATTGTTCCCTTCCTTTAAATTCTCATCGTTCCATGGCACTAATATTGATAGTAGTATTAAAGATCGTTAATCTAACATTATAAAAAAGTTGTTAACATCGTATCTACTAAAATGATGCCCAAACGATTCTGcatataaactacaaaatgatCGTAGAAATTATAGTAATTTTATGTTTTCTGAGTCGCAATCACATCGATCACGACAAAAAGGAAAGAGGATTCGAATTATCCGAAGGAAGAATttcatcataactttcacgcgcACGCAACTTTATGATACACGTTTCCGTTGGAGCAAACGTTAGACTCTTTTTGAGCGCATCCTGTTGTATCGTTGCATCGCGAAACCGTGATGCAAAAGGTTGCCAATCGAGGCGACTGCGCCAACTGTGCAGGCACGAAGTACTGTTAGGATTACCGCACTATGCTGGACTTCGACTTAACTGTAACACTTGCCCTGACAATATAAATTTACGGCCCCCTAGAACCAACACGATCGATACCACTTCAATTCTGTTACTATGCCTGACGTTTATTAGGTCTGAGACTATTCGAATGGTTGATGCTCGAGCGTTAGGAATATCTTAGGAATATTACTATGCTACATTTGAGTATTATTACTCGAGTGTAACAGATATTATAATATACGTTACggtaataaattttattacatTCGATCTTCACACTCGGCAAATGCTGTTTTCTGTTTTTCAAATTAGGTAAAGAAAAGTaacgaataattattattatgaagcTGAACTTTTGGTCAATATACTACAATGTCTCAATTATACTATAAGCTCAAAATCTTCTGCTGTATAAAAGATCGACGCCATAAACGATAGTATCGAAGTCGAAAGTTTCGGTATCCGTAGACTCCAGCCAAATCGAAATTGAAAGTTTCTTTGAAACTGGGCTTCCCAACCGAATCGGTGTTATTACCGGATGATTCGTTCCAAACTGATGCCTTTGCGAAGAATGCAAAATAAGAATTCGATCGATTAAGGGAGTAGAAAGCAGAGTCGTTGTTTCTGAAAACTGTGCAGGCGGTTCAGTGCTCGTAGCAGAATGGCTTTTAAACTGTTCCAAACTTTGCGCGATGGCGCAGATGAATTTATAATTCGCTTGTTGCACGCAATTTAACGGTATCCCATTGAATGCATTCGGTTTAAATTTTTCTTAGCGGTATTTCCTCTCgaatttaattactttaatgaGTGTTTGAGCGCTGGAAATTAATCAGAGTTTATAGGAAAAAAGGAGCTGGAACATTTAGTGTTCCACAATCTTCCCTTCATGGAATAAGAAAACATGcagtatcatggatattatactTTCTAGTTTTCCATTCCCAAAGACATTAGTCACGCATTTCTATCACCAAGGAAATGTTAATTTCAATTATTTCCGTCACTTTCCCACGACTTCCTTAACCGAGGAGCATCGTGAGTCCAATATTGGAATACCGAAGCTAAGATAATAAAcacattttgcatattatgaatCACCTGATCCTCTTCGACGTTACGAGCTTACCGAGCTTCACTGTGCTCAGATGCATGGTACATTCATGAACTAAGCCAGTGAATACGAAATAGTTCGATTGATTTCCAGTGCCTTTCGACCACAGCTAGTCTCACGTACGCGTTATCCCAACAAATACAAAAACCAGGAATGCATAAGCAGCTTTGAACTCGTGAGAGAGAAGTCAATACGATCGCGCACGCTTCCACGTAACCTGACCACATGGACGGAGATCAGGTGCGCATACTTAAATCTTCTGTATAATCCCGAGGTCTGCTTAACATTCAGAGGCAGGCAAGCGTGCACACTGTTGCATATGCATTTTTGCGCCAGTTCGTGGCGCAGAATGCGCAGCGAACTATATCATAGAGCCTTATGAATCGGCTCGAACCTGTGAGTAATTCCCAGCCAACCGGTTTTTACATCCATTAAAAGCTTCATCTACACTTCGTTCATTTTTGTCGCGTCTCGACGTGAGAAGCAACCGTTGTCGATACTCGACGCCTCATTCACGCTCGCACGTGTCCTTTACCGTGATGTCGCTGCCAGGACAGTCGTAACAGTATCCTGGAGCTCTCTTATCCTACGaaattgaatcataaataatcgATACGGATCTCTCCATCTTCCCAACCTATGAAACTTTAAATGATCAATTTGGAAGATGTTTCTGCGGAAGAAACTGTGGAGAGTGGTTTCTTAGAAAACTCTTGACGTTGGTTCTTTGTGAAGATGCGGTGTTGGAAAGAGAGGAAGTTGAGTCGTCATATGGAAATCTTATTATATAGATTTACTGGCAAGTTTATACCGAGAGACTCGTTTTTCAGGCCAGCTCATGCATTGGTAGCCTAGTTTGGTCTTATCACAGGTATAAGTGACAGTGCAAAACAAGTAGAACTCGTTTGCTCTAAATAATCTCAAGATATACTGAATAGTACAACGAGTGCGTAGCGAAGgaatgttgtattaatattggtaGCAAATAAGAAAATGTAGTAGATATTAGGTTACATGTAGTATGTATCTGGCACAGAATTTTACATATACTAGAGATGTCTTGAAACTAGAGGCAACCTACTTACAAATCTATCAATCATTTCCAAAAACTgctttcacaattctcaatacacgaaATAAAGAATAAGTATCTATCGTGTTCTAGGTATATTCCTGCTGCTCTTCAGCGTCGTTGCAGCGGACACGATAAAGGGTCCGCCTCCGATCCCGGAGATGCCACTCGCGTCTAATTCATCGGAAACGTCGATAGCCGAGGAGAATAAAACGATTCCGAACAAAATACCGTCGGGGGATGGAGCGGAAGTCGCTTCTGAAAGTGACAAAAAAGTTGTCGATTCGTTCGACTCGGCCAAGAGAGATCGTGATACAGCACTCAGCGATATTATTAAAGATGCCAAAGCAGAGGAGGAGAAAGTATCAGTGGCAGACACGAACAGTGGGCCGCAAGGAATAAGGTCGCGCAACCAAGTCGACAGGTTATCGACCTCCGATTCGACTAATGGAGGCTCCAGGTTCGAGGAGACCCTCTATGGTACATCTGGCAAGAGCTCCAGCACCAAGTCAGTGTCCGACAACTCCACCAGACTGACCAGGACGAACGAGCTGACCGTCACGACGAAGCCTGGTTTAGAAGAGTCCAGGTTCGACGAGAAAGCGAATAAAACCAGTCTCGTTGAATTGGGAAGCGACGCGGTGAATCGTAAGGCGGATGCAAGCGTGAAATCGGAGGATGTCGAGAGCAAAGGGGACCAGGTCGATGCAAAAACGAAGTTTGTAGATTCCTCGAAGGGAAGCAGCACTGCCTTGAAATTGGACGCGATAGATCGCGATACAGAGTCCACGACGCAGAAAGCTGCCCTGGAAGAGCCCCAGGAGAGAATCAAAAAGGCAGACTTGAATCCTACGAAGAATTCTGAGGTGTCGGATCTGGAGAAGGTAGAGGAGCACACGGCGATATCGTTAATCAACGACACCTATGTCAACTACAACCGCCCCAAATCCCCAATGGAGGGATCCGAGGTCGACTCAGGAAATCAACCGAGGGTCTCTGAGAACGCTACGAATTTCATCTCCGAAAGCACCGTGACTCACGTTCTGGGAGACCCCAAGGGGGAGGTGGAGGTTGTCGAGAATGTGACTCATGCTGCGATTGAAAAGGTGGTGGAGCAGAATTCGAAGAGCGAAGTGCTCAGTGAGAGGAACCAGCAGAAGCTGGTCGAAGCCACGACACAGAAGGGACACGAAGAGATAGTGATGTTCCAGGCTACGTCTAGTCCCGTCCCCAGGGGTCGAACCATCGCTTTCTCAGGGTTGAACGAGTACCCAAGCTTGCAGACGAAGCCCACGATGGCTTCAAAGGTTGACGCTTCAGTATCAAAGAAAAATAGCACAGACAAGGTTCTAGAACAGAAGCCCTATCCTTACGCGAAGTCGTCCATCAAAGAGCACAACTCTAGCAACCACGTGGCGACAGAGGAACCATCAGCCCTAGAGAATACCATAGGCAGAGGCCAGTCAGAGGAAAAGTTCGCTGTCACAGAGGCTTCGGACGTCCTCGAAAACAGCATCCAGCTGAAGCCTCACCACGAAAAGTCAGGCAACGAATCCTCGAACATTTCCACCACAGCGCCCCGTCCCTCAGTTCCCATGACGACCATGTCTTTGGTGACGCTGGAGGAAGCGAAGCCAACGAGTCAATCTACCAATGACAAATCCAACGAGCTGAAGACAATTACTGGGCCCGAGGGGAAGTCTGACAGCGCGGGAAATAACGTTCCTCGATGGGGAGAAGGCCGCGAGGCGATTACTGGGAAGGGAAACTTCGATGTAACCGGGAACGGGATAACGGAAGTGACGCTGAAACCGGAAAGTGGCGATAAACGAACTTACGAGTCCTTCCAAGGAATCGTCAGTCGAACGACCTCAGCCCCTGAACTAACGGCGAAACCGCAGACGGAGGCGATGCCTTCGAAAGCTGACGTTCAAACGAATGCTGAGAGCTCTCTGCTAATTCGCTCTACTCTGAACGCCACTGAACTTTCTACCGAGTATCCGTTGATCAAAGGGAATTTTTCAAAGGGGGAGAATGCGACTACTTCTCCTGCAGACGCCACCACTGTAAAGACTGCTGAAAGTGCGCTGTCTACGACGACCACTGAAAAGTCTCTGACAGGGAACGCTACCGAAAGCTCAGAGGTTCCTGATGCGAACGGAACGAACGAAATCCCGACCAGTGGAAATGGCACTCTTGGTCCAGAGGCTTTTCTGCCGACTACGACTACTGTAGAGTACGAATTTGTTGGACTTTCTGAGGCTACCACTTCGATAAGTCAAATCACCACCGAGGAAGCTATGGACGTAGGTGGATCGAGTGGGGTCTCCACGATCGTGCCATCTGTTCAGGATTTGTTTACGAGGAGTTCCCCGAATGAAGCCTCCACGATTGGTACTGTGACTACGACGGATAACTCTGTGGTCCCTGGTGAGACAGAGCTGGCCAGCATTGACGAGAGATCGACGATGTCAGTCACCGATCAGACTACTGTTTCCACGGCGATGGCGAGTCTGACGACGCAGGTTAGAGACGATTTCGTGACCCAAGCGAGTGAAGGGGAGACTGAAACTTCGACTAAAGTGGAGGATGGACAGAGAGCGAGTAGTGTTGGAGAGTCTTGGACTACCGTGAGCGACGAGGAGGTTGCTACTACCGTTAGAATGGAACAGGCACTTGTGTCGGGATCTAAAGATCCCCGGTTTGTGATAAATGTTACTGAAACTGTCACTGAGTCCATGGTTACGAGTAATGTTAGCACGAGCACTGCGAGGGCTGCTACTGGTTTTGTGGCGAGTAGTCTGCGACCAAGGATTCCTGGTGTGAGTACAACCACGGTTCCAAGTGTTTCTAATATGTCGATGGAGGAAACAGATGTCACGAAAGTGTCGCCATTCTCGGAAGAAATTACGTCGCTGGTTCGGATTGTCATGGATGGCAGCTCGTATGAGGTCTGTTCCAAGATGGATAAACTGAAATCGACGTTGGCAGAGATTCTGACAACTGGGTTGAATAAGTAAGTACCAgtgtttttttaatattatttaagaaatttaattttaggACTTATTAGCAGGAATTT contains:
- the LOC143182896 gene encoding uncharacterized protein LOC143182896 encodes the protein MVRRRKVPVTLGVCIGIFLLLFSVVAADTIKGPPPIPEMPLASNSSETSIAEENKTIPNKIPSGDGAEVASESDKKVVDSFDSAKRDRDTALSDIIKDAKAEEEKVSVADTNSGPQGIRSRNQVDRLSTSDSTNGGSRFEETLYGTSGKSSSTKSVSDNSTRLTRTNELTVTTKPGLEESRFDEKANKTSLVELGSDAVNRKADASVKSEDVESKGDQVDAKTKFVDSSKGSSTALKLDAIDRDTESTTQKAALEEPQERIKKADLNPTKNSEVSDLEKVEEHTAISLINDTYVNYNRPKSPMEGSEVDSGNQPRVSENATNFISESTVTHVLGDPKGEVEVVENVTHAAIEKVVEQNSKSEVLSERNQQKLVEATTQKGHEEIVMFQATSSPVPRGRTIAFSGLNEYPSLQTKPTMASKVDASVSKKNSTDKVLEQKPYPYAKSSIKEHNSSNHVATEEPSALENTIGRGQSEEKFAVTEASDVLENSIQLKPHHEKSGNESSNISTTAPRPSVPMTTMSLVTLEEAKPTSQSTNDKSNELKTITGPEGKSDSAGNNVPRWGEGREAITGKGNFDVTGNGITEVTLKPESGDKRTYESFQGIVSRTTSAPELTAKPQTEAMPSKADVQTNAESSLLIRSTLNATELSTEYPLIKGNFSKGENATTSPADATTVKTAESALSTTTTEKSLTGNATESSEVPDANGTNEIPTSGNGTLGPEAFLPTTTTVEYEFVGLSEATTSISQITTEEAMDVGGSSGVSTIVPSVQDLFTRSSPNEASTIGTVTTTDNSVVPGETELASIDERSTMSVTDQTTVSTAMASLTTQVRDDFVTQASEGETETSTKVEDGQRASSVGESWTTVSDEEVATTVRMEQALVSGSKDPRFVINVTETVTESMVTSNVSTSTARAATGFVASSLRPRIPGVSTTTVPSVSNMSMEETDVTKVSPFSEEITSLVRIVMDGSSYEVCSKMDKLKSTLAEILTTGLNKSVSDKQIILHQDPCRESSSSTPTPSDMPLTSILVYVVDENGKFDSSMTNSLPTMYKESRDRVKFPFTIHSFLLVQETIPDSGNAIAVVVVSAVAFICLVLLTGLLFIMRKRQTRFNYGERCRPVSLDAYSLDSVSAYNSVRRKGAARSSKRSYGNPTFEDSSAIPSHPLNFAGLSSFCNDVNAINEEFAGIPQVSAKIDELPAGAEVKNRYANVIPLPETRVPLQKVNNDPLSEYINASYVRGPKNAMRYYIACQAPMESTVTDFWRMIWEQQCKVVIMLTDLVENGVEKCTEYIPPSEITDCHRLYGDFQVTLKKRETKEKYAISTLQLKNLENNTFREVYHIWYLWPVNGAQSDGAGLIAILLEARALQRGGPGPIVVHCSPGTGRTGTLIALDLGIRQYEITRTVDVPRVVYTIRRDRAGAVQTREQYAFIYKALNLYATKLAGGVLDST